DNA from Mycobacterium sp. SMC-8:
GGCGAATAGCCGCCCGAGCGGTTGTAGAAGCCACTACCGATAGGTGTACAGTATGAGCATCTGTCGAGCTGAGGAGGTTTGTCGGTGAGCGCTGTCGATCGCGCCGGACAGCCGGCTGCCGCAGCCCCAGAGCCGGTGCTGTACGAGGTGGGCGACAGCGGCGTCGCGGTGCTGACGCTGAACCGGCCGGAACGGATGAACTCCTGGGGCGGGGGCCTGGCGCGCGCGTTCTACCGGTGCATCGACCGTGCCGAGGCTGACCCCGACGTCCGCGTCATCGTGCTCACCGGAAACGGTCGGGCGTTCTGCGCCGGCGCCGACATGGGGGACCTGGACTCGATCAGCGAAGCCGGCAGCGGCGAGCGAGGCGAAGGGGAGGCGGGCCCGGTCGACACCGACGTGTCCCAGCTTGTCGGTGAACGCCATCCGCACTTCGTCACCCAGTTGCGCAAACCCTTGATCGCGGCGATCAACGGCGCCTGCGCCGGCATCGGCTTCACCCAGGCGCTGATGTGTGACATCCGCTTCGCCGCGGCGGGCGCGAAGTTCACCACCGCGTTCTCCCGCCGCGGCCTGATCGCCGAATACGGGATCTCATGGATCCTGCCGCGGATCGTCGGCTGGGGCGCCGCGACCGACCTGCTGCTGTCCGGGCGCACGTTCTACGCCGAGGAAGCCAAAGAACTCGGGCTGGTCACCGACGTCGTCGCCCCCGAGGCCCTGATGACGCACACCCTGGCCTACGCCGAGGACATGGCCCGCCATTGCGCGCCGACTTCACTCGCGGTGATCAAGCGGCAGATCTTTGGGGACGCTGTGCGAAACCTGCACGATGCGAGTGCGGATGCGGAGAAACTGATGCACGAGTCGATGCTCCGTCCCGACTTCATCGAGGGCATCACCGCCTTCTTCGAGAAGAGACCGCCCAGCTTCCCACCGCTCAAGGAGGAGACGCCATGACTGCAGAGCACGACGCGTTGCCACCCCAGCATCCGAAGGTACAACCACTGGATTACCGGGCGATCGACGTCGACAACCACTACTACGAGCCGATCGACTCGTTCACCCGCCACCTGCCCAAGGAGTTCCGCAGCCGCGGGGTGCAGATGCTCAGCGACGGCAAGCGCACCTACGCGGTGTTCGGCGGGGTGATCAATCACTTCATCCCGAACCCCACCTTCGACCCGATCATCGAACCGGGCTGCCTGGACCTGCTGTTCCGGGGTGAGATCCCCGAGGGCGTCGACCCCGCCTCGCTGATGAAGGTCGATCGACTCGCCGACCACCCCGAGTACCAGAACCGTGACGCCCGGGTGACGATCCTCGACAAGCAGAACCTCGAGACGGCGTTCATGCTGCCGACGTTCGCGTGCGGCGTCGAGGAAGGTCTCAAGCACGACATCCCGGCCACCATGGCGTCGGTCCACGCGTTCAACCTGTGGCTCGACGAGGACTGGGGATTCGACCGGCCGGACCATCGCATCCTCGCCGCGCCGATCATCTCGCTGGCCGACGTGCCGAAGGCGGTCGAGGAGGTCGAGTTCGTCCTCAGCCGGGGCGCCAAGATCGTGTGCGTGCGGCCTGCGCCGGTGCCCGGTGAAGTCCGGCCCCGCTCGCTCGGCGATCCGGTGCACGACCCGGTGTGGGCGCGGCTGGCCGAAGCGGGCGTCCCGGTGGTCTTCCACCTGTCCGACTCCGGCTACATGGCCATCCCGGCCCTGTGGGGCGGCAGTGGGGTGTTCAAAGGCTTCGGCAAGCGCGATCCGCTCGACATGGTGATCATGGACGATCGCGCCATCCACGACACCATCGCCGCAATGATCGTCCACCAGGTGTTCACCCGGCACCCCAAGCTCAAGGTGGCCAGCATCGAGAACGGCTCCTACTTCGTGTACCGGCTGATCAAGCGGCTCAAGAAGTCCGCGAACAATGCGCCGCACCACTACAAGGAGGACCCGCTCGAGCAGCTGCGGAACAACGTCTGGATCGCGCCGTACTACGAGGACGACGTCAAACTGCTCGCCGACACCATCGGGGTGGACAAGATCCTGTTCGGGTCGGACTGGCCGCACGGGGAGGGGTTGGCCGATCCCACGTCGTTCACCGCTGACATTCCGCAGTTCCCCGAGTTCAGCCACGAGGACACCCGCAAGGTGATGCGCGACAACGCTCTCACCCTCGTCGGCGCACACATCACCACCACCTGACGATGCCCCGGACGCGAGGAGTGTGACGGTGTCCGAGTGGACGATCGGCAGTGTCGTCGACGCCATCGCCGACGCGATACCCGACCGGTTGATGACGGTCTGCGGTGACCGCCGGAGCACGTACGCGCAGACGGCCGAGCGCACCCGTCGGCTCGCGAACTTCC
Protein-coding regions in this window:
- a CDS encoding enoyl-CoA hydratase, with the translated sequence MSAVDRAGQPAAAAPEPVLYEVGDSGVAVLTLNRPERMNSWGGGLARAFYRCIDRAEADPDVRVIVLTGNGRAFCAGADMGDLDSISEAGSGERGEGEAGPVDTDVSQLVGERHPHFVTQLRKPLIAAINGACAGIGFTQALMCDIRFAAAGAKFTTAFSRRGLIAEYGISWILPRIVGWGAATDLLLSGRTFYAEEAKELGLVTDVVAPEALMTHTLAYAEDMARHCAPTSLAVIKRQIFGDAVRNLHDASADAEKLMHESMLRPDFIEGITAFFEKRPPSFPPLKEETP
- a CDS encoding amidohydrolase family protein encodes the protein MTAEHDALPPQHPKVQPLDYRAIDVDNHYYEPIDSFTRHLPKEFRSRGVQMLSDGKRTYAVFGGVINHFIPNPTFDPIIEPGCLDLLFRGEIPEGVDPASLMKVDRLADHPEYQNRDARVTILDKQNLETAFMLPTFACGVEEGLKHDIPATMASVHAFNLWLDEDWGFDRPDHRILAAPIISLADVPKAVEEVEFVLSRGAKIVCVRPAPVPGEVRPRSLGDPVHDPVWARLAEAGVPVVFHLSDSGYMAIPALWGGSGVFKGFGKRDPLDMVIMDDRAIHDTIAAMIVHQVFTRHPKLKVASIENGSYFVYRLIKRLKKSANNAPHHYKEDPLEQLRNNVWIAPYYEDDVKLLADTIGVDKILFGSDWPHGEGLADPTSFTADIPQFPEFSHEDTRKVMRDNALTLVGAHITTT